The proteins below come from a single Salinilacihabitans rarus genomic window:
- a CDS encoding M20 family metallopeptidase → MDDLTTLAREFVSIPSHGDETAAGDYLEEWLRRETDADVTRDGAGNVLARKGSGDRVALVGHHDVVPPDDAQVEDGEYVVEERDGRLHGRGTADMKGSLAAAAVGFRDADPAGELVFASFVGEEDGGVGARYAIENGFAPDYAVVGEGSTGYSAAGVTDVAVAHKGRRGSTIVARGAAAHASEPEAGANAVYRATDAVSLVRDVEPPSVEVAGEALAGSVVVTGIEGGTAMNVVPERCEVTVDERTVPGERTPLERVEGIEGVEWTVDQDLPPMACTDEAFVEAVLDAADAAQSGSPEAVAKPHATDAGWLSAAGTECVVCGAAEPGEAHTADESVSIEVLERCYGIYRRAAESWPRP, encoded by the coding sequence ATCCCGAGCCACGGGGACGAGACGGCCGCCGGCGACTATCTGGAGGAGTGGCTGCGACGCGAGACCGACGCCGACGTGACCAGAGACGGCGCCGGGAACGTGCTCGCCCGGAAGGGCTCCGGCGACCGGGTGGCGCTCGTCGGCCACCACGACGTCGTCCCGCCGGACGACGCGCAGGTCGAGGACGGCGAGTACGTCGTCGAAGAGCGCGACGGCCGCCTCCACGGCCGCGGGACGGCCGACATGAAGGGGTCGCTCGCGGCCGCCGCCGTCGGCTTCCGGGACGCGGACCCGGCGGGCGAACTCGTCTTCGCGAGTTTCGTCGGCGAGGAAGACGGCGGCGTCGGCGCCCGCTACGCGATCGAGAACGGCTTCGCTCCCGACTACGCCGTCGTCGGCGAGGGCTCGACGGGCTACTCCGCGGCGGGCGTCACGGACGTCGCCGTCGCCCACAAGGGCCGTCGCGGGAGTACGATCGTCGCCCGCGGCGCGGCGGCACACGCGAGCGAACCGGAGGCGGGCGCGAACGCCGTCTACCGCGCGACGGACGCCGTCTCGCTCGTGCGCGACGTCGAACCCCCGTCGGTCGAGGTGGCCGGCGAGGCTCTGGCGGGGAGCGTCGTCGTCACCGGGATCGAGGGCGGGACGGCGATGAACGTGGTCCCCGAGCGCTGCGAGGTGACCGTCGACGAGCGGACGGTGCCGGGCGAGCGCACCCCCCTCGAACGCGTCGAGGGGATCGAGGGCGTCGAGTGGACCGTCGACCAGGACCTGCCGCCGATGGCGTGTACCGACGAGGCGTTCGTCGAGGCGGTTCTCGACGCCGCCGACGCGGCGCAGTCGGGGTCGCCCGAGGCGGTGGCAAAGCCCCACGCGACCGACGCCGGGTGGCTCTCGGCGGCGGGGACCGAGTGCGTGGTCTGCGGGGCCGCGGAGCCTGGCGAGGCCCACACCGCCGACGAGAGCGTCTCGATCGAGGTCCTCGAACGGTGTTACGGGATCTACCGGCGGGCGGCCGAGTCGTGGCCGCGGCCCTAG
- a CDS encoding phosphatase PAP2 family protein: protein MSLLALLALVSLIVVGLAVPTCAVCGVNPLVLLRERGELRARAIEVSPYVAVLGAVYLFNRWSHAGGQRVSEAVGLHITDALYAVEGDFVAALQAAIPPGLTGYFSFVYLFGFTFLLVFPILAYLVHPARRPLKELFVAYAVNYGVGAVCYVLFVAQGPRKVLATVGAPMFERYPEVVTLTAAVNTSTNVFPSLHTSLAVTVALFAWRTRARYRPWAWLATFLAANVLVATMYLGIHWLVDVVAGVVLAVASVLIALTVVRADEGERDGERAGGAARAVESASAGD from the coding sequence GTTAGCACTCCTCGCACTCGTATCGCTGATCGTCGTCGGACTGGCCGTTCCGACGTGCGCGGTCTGTGGAGTCAACCCGCTCGTGCTCCTCCGCGAGCGGGGCGAACTCCGCGCGCGAGCGATCGAGGTGAGCCCCTACGTCGCCGTCCTCGGGGCCGTCTACCTCTTCAACCGGTGGTCGCACGCGGGCGGCCAGCGCGTCTCCGAGGCGGTCGGCCTGCACATCACCGACGCCCTCTACGCCGTGGAAGGCGACTTCGTCGCGGCCCTGCAGGCGGCCATCCCGCCCGGGCTGACCGGCTACTTCTCGTTCGTCTACCTGTTCGGCTTCACCTTCCTGCTCGTGTTCCCGATTCTGGCGTACCTGGTCCACCCCGCCCGGCGGCCGCTGAAGGAACTCTTCGTCGCCTACGCGGTCAACTACGGCGTCGGCGCCGTCTGTTACGTCCTCTTCGTCGCCCAGGGGCCGCGGAAGGTCCTCGCCACCGTCGGCGCGCCGATGTTCGAGCGCTACCCGGAGGTGGTGACGCTCACCGCGGCGGTCAACACCAGCACGAACGTCTTCCCGTCGCTGCACACCTCGCTCGCGGTGACCGTGGCGCTGTTCGCCTGGCGGACCCGCGCCCGGTACCGCCCGTGGGCGTGGCTCGCGACGTTCCTCGCGGCGAACGTCCTCGTCGCCACGATGTACCTCGGCATCCACTGGCTGGTCGACGTGGTCGCGGGGGTCGTCCTCGCCGTCGCCAGCGTGCTGATCGCGCTGACCGTCGTCCGGGCGGACGAGGGCGAGCGGGACGGAGAGCGGGCCGGGGGCGCGGCCCGGGCGGTCGAGTCGGCGTCGGCCGGCGACTAG